In the Tribolium castaneum strain GA2 chromosome 1, icTriCast1.1, whole genome shotgun sequence genome, one interval contains:
- the LOC664108 gene encoding dynein axonemal assembly factor 11 — MVKITEELIRKKAEHNEGIIGTLEELSLHQEDVERIENINNWCKDIQILYLQANLIPKIENLNKLKKLEYLNLAINNIEKIENLERCEFLEKLDLTLNFIGDLESVCSLQNNVHLKHLYLTGNPCCDYEGYRQYVIAKLPQLITLDGTVITKSEKIKAKQNIVLIEDKIKGEQERYFLFRKEQKKRIEDGYDPTIDDEEFWKSTSENCPETRVEISRRTRKSKGLDKDEITEKKQVRLFTKEGRPLNMNQAKLEFKFNDENPEKFVLDLAVYKYLDTNLIEIDLQPIYARILIKGKVFQIVFPEEILTDKSTAKRSQTTGHLVLELPKANYKPLKRKTVKKTSPPKERKKEVLEVPEYNEMDFSKIVENYNKKCSEHPEVPPLEYG; from the exons ATGGTGAAAA TCACAGAagaattaattagaaaaaaggcCGAACACAACGAAGGGATAATAGGGACCTTGGAGGAGTTGTCCCTTCACCAGGAAGACGTTGAGCGGATCGAAAACATCAATAATTGGTGCAAGGATATTCAGATATTGTACCTCCAAGCGAACTTAATcccgaaaattgaaaatctgAACAAACTGAAGAAACTCGAATACTTGAACTTGGCAATAAACaacattgaaaaaatcgaaaatttggAGCGTTGCGAATTTCTCGAAAAACTCGACTTGACGTTAAACTTTATCGGAGATTTGGAAAGTGTCTGCTCGCTACAAAACAACGTTCACTTGAAACACTTGTACTTAACCGGAAATCCGTGTTGTGATTACGAAGGATATCGCCAATACGTAATCGCCAAACTTCCTCAATTGATCACTTTAGACGGGACCGTAATAACAAAAAGCGAGAAGATAAAAGCCAAGCagaatattgttttaattgaaGACAAGATAAAAGGAGAACAGGAgcgttattttttgtttcgaaAAGAACAGAAGAAGAGAATTGAGGACGGGTATGACCCAACAATTGACGATGAAGAATTTTGGAAAAGTACGAGCGAAAATTGTCCAGAGACAAGAGTGGAGATCTCGCGCAGAACTCGAAAGTCAAAGGGACTTGACAAAGACGAAATAACGGAGAAGAAACAAGTCCGGTTATTTACCAAAGAAGGGAGACCTCTCAATATGAACCAAGCTAAACTAGAGTTTAAATTTAACGATGAAAACCCGGAAAAGTTTGTCCTTGATCTCGCCGTTTACAA GTATTTGGATACGAACTTAATTGAAATTGACTTGCAACCAATCTACgcaagaattttaattaagggAAAAGTGTTTCAAATCGTTTTTCCGGAGGAAATCCTTACTGATAAGAGTACGGCAAAAAGGTCACAAACCACCGGGCATTTGGTGCTGGAATTACCTAAAGCTAACTACAAACCATTAAAACGAAAAACAGTGAAGAAAACATCGCCCccgaaagaaagaaaaaa GGAAGTTTTGGAAGTGCCAGAATACAATGAAATggattttagcaaaattgtggagaattataacaaaaagtgtTCAGAGCACCCAGAAGTGCCGCCTTTGGAGTATGGATAA